In a single window of the Ruminococcus albus 7 = DSM 20455 genome:
- a CDS encoding MBL fold metallo-hydrolase produces the protein MARMYPLFSSSSGNCTYIGDEKSGILVDAGVSCKKICTALENAGIGTSAVKAVLVTHTHTDHISGLKVLTKKLKVPVYSVSGNLELLAEKDKVCEGCVLEELGEGTEDIGGFGVTAFMTPHDTPVSCGFRITVPGGADCAVCTDLGIVTDDIHEQLIKCRLVLLESNYDPRMLKYGPYPEELKSRIASDHGHLSNGDCGRELVRLVKAGVYSFVLGHISQHNNTPQLAEGAAVKALCEYTRGDDYLLTAAKPEGTGRAVVF, from the coding sequence ATGGCTAGAATGTACCCTCTGTTCTCATCAAGCAGCGGAAACTGCACTTACATAGGCGATGAAAAGTCAGGGATACTCGTTGATGCAGGTGTCAGCTGCAAAAAGATATGCACTGCCCTGGAAAATGCAGGCATAGGTACCTCTGCAGTAAAGGCGGTGCTTGTCACCCATACCCACACCGACCACATCTCAGGGCTGAAGGTACTTACCAAGAAGCTGAAAGTTCCTGTATACTCTGTTTCGGGAAATCTTGAATTGCTGGCAGAGAAGGACAAGGTCTGCGAGGGGTGCGTGCTGGAAGAACTTGGTGAAGGTACAGAAGATATCGGCGGTTTCGGAGTGACAGCTTTTATGACACCCCATGATACACCCGTAAGCTGCGGATTCAGGATAACCGTTCCCGGAGGTGCTGACTGTGCGGTATGCACAGACTTAGGTATCGTGACCGATGATATTCATGAACAGCTGATAAAGTGCAGACTGGTACTACTGGAATCAAATTACGATCCGAGGATGCTGAAATACGGTCCTTACCCCGAAGAACTAAAATCACGCATAGCTTCTGATCACGGGCACCTTTCAAACGGCGACTGCGGCAGAGAGCTTGTAAGGCTCGTAAAAGCAGGAGTTTACAGCTTTGTGCTGGGGCATATAAGTCAGCACAACAACACACCTCAGCTGGCTGAAGGCGCTGCAGTAAAGGCTCTTTGTGAGTATACCCGCGGCGATGATTACCTGCTGACGGCAGCAAAGCCTGAGGGCACAGGAAGGGCGGTGGTCTTTTAA
- the rlmH gene encoding 23S rRNA (pseudouridine(1915)-N(3))-methyltransferase RlmH produces MIRVNLITVGKLKEKYWRDAAAEYIKRLGAFCKAEIVELNEYRLPDSPSDKEIQTALENEAASMEKYLSVNGAYNIAMCIEGKQLTSEELSAAMTDCGTRGYSTLNFIIGSSFGIAPSVKQRADMKLSMSKMTFPHQLARILLLEQIYRGFQIEKGSKYHK; encoded by the coding sequence ATGATAAGAGTGAATCTTATTACAGTAGGCAAGCTTAAAGAGAAGTACTGGCGTGATGCTGCTGCGGAATACATCAAGCGTCTGGGGGCTTTCTGCAAGGCGGAGATAGTTGAACTTAATGAATACCGACTTCCCGATTCCCCTTCCGACAAGGAGATACAGACAGCCCTCGAGAACGAGGCTGCTTCAATGGAGAAATATCTCAGTGTGAACGGTGCATACAATATTGCCATGTGCATAGAAGGCAAACAGCTTACCAGCGAAGAACTTTCTGCCGCCATGACTGACTGCGGAACGCGTGGTTATTCAACACTGAATTTCATTATCGGCTCATCCTTCGGAATTGCACCCTCGGTAAAGCAAAGGGCGGATATGAAGCTTTCAATGTCGAAGATGACATTCCCTCATCAGCTGGCAAGGATACTTCTGCTGGAGCAGATATACCGCGGATTCCAGATAGAGAAGGGATCCAAATACCACAAGTGA